One window of the Lodderomyces elongisporus chromosome 6, complete sequence genome contains the following:
- a CDS encoding uncharacterized protein (BUSCO:EOG0926534P), protein MHEELSIEETNKLRESLGLKPIPIRESQISVSPNFKQNTSSTSNAANVINTTNVSNEKKTKNDVISLSIEETNKLRKSIGLKPIPLETTSETQSRHELPLDTKVGRGDKELKERILKAKNVTAQHNKPLNTHRNQHRDDQNETEIDTDSWLENLGSSKSGEINFEKEGQVSKITANRRKENDLDAIIGHNKREVGNLLNNDILTLQDTEILDEDADDILINEKLVTEHKLQTSLKDRKEAEMLKFNGRHYTPVGEDDNEMSDIEDLSANTVIKRGKVIVSTQAANDSEKGPTVNSAKTNKKESTRNGFETVISFDNFDGEDGENKDGFQGIRQTKEVKIKRIKRIKRSKPLDSSSKSSQRRRVFDPLQPPAERVEIDLEEVDDDYGALLNLNMQSRNKRRKKMSPEELALSITASGNQDADKAGDNEKEGVSFVRSSHQYTEDTDWFLSKMESNLLSNGFAKEPEVELKNENSNNDNNDNNENNNDDNNNNNNLFDDLPSSSDGIAGQANDVKDSLSSTYNKSSVDSTSQMNDGAGMTNTNDKTDTIIAIENSSSMSSGAVFRETANAAGMIVESGAEGKDVNESVDEKAKSGNTKIGEEVLHDDGPVFSGGLADTLKFLKTRKVIESTTQDEESSRKYREQIAKKQQMLAMKISIERRILEEELQKDKTYMKLSKIDRAEFFEKQLDKILKQKGIVSEESGRTSSNNYASLNDSKRSNAQYSKGTRNNLVNNKWRASAKARNDTKDDNGDSHGIVDLKNESYQPKITLNYKDDQGRALDTKQAYKHLSHKYHGTGLGKNSKGVWTKGRK, encoded by the coding sequence ATGCACGAGGAACTTTCaatagaagaaacaaacaagttACGGGAGAGTTTGGGTCTTAAACCCATTCCTATTAGGGAATCACAAATATCTGTTCTGCCAAACTTTAAGCAAAATACATCTAGTACATCAAATGCAGCAAACGTCATAAACACAACAAATGtatcaaatgaaaaaaaaaccaaaaatgaTGTCATTCTGCTATCAATTGAAGAAACTAATAAATTGCGAAAGTCAATTGGGTTAAAGCCCATACCGTTAGAAACAACCTCTGAAACACAACTGCGACATGAACTACCGCTAGATACAAAAGTTGGCAGGGGAGACAAAGAGTTAAAGGAAAGGATATTGAAAGCCAAAAACGTAACGGCACAGCATAATAAACCTTTAAATACCCATCGCAATCAACATCGTGATGACCAAAATGAAACGGAAATTGATACAGATTCTTGGTTGGAAAATTTAGGGTCCTCCAAATCAGGCGAGataaattttgaaaaagagggCCAGGTGAGCAAAATAACAGCCAAtcgaagaaaagaaaatgatcTTGATGCGATTATTGGCCACAATAAACGTGAAGTAGGTAATCTTCTCAATAACGATATTCTCACGCTTCAGGATACTGAGATTTTGGATGAAGATGCAGATGATATTTTGATTAATGAGAAATTGGTGACGGAGCATAAATTGCAAACCAGCTTGAAGGACAGAAAGGAGGCAGAAATGTTGAAATTCAATGGTCGGCATTATACACCAGTTGGTGAAGATGATAACGAGATGAGTGATATCGAGGATCTAAGCGCAAATACGGTTATTAAGAGAGGTAAAGTCATTGTTTCTACTCAAGCAGCAAATGACTCTGAAAAGGGCCCAACAGTGAACTCTGCAAAAacgaacaaaaaagaatccaCGAGAAATGGATTTGAAACAGTAATTTCTTTTGACAACTTTGATGGAGAAGACGGAGAAAATAAGGATGGCTTTCAAGGAATaagacaaacaaaagaagtcaaaatcaaaagaattaaaagaatCAAGAGGAGTAAGCCGTTGGATCTGTCCAGTAAATCGAGTCAAAGAAGGAGAGTTTTTGACCCACTTCAGCCTCCAGCGGAACGTGTTGAGATAGATTTGGAGGAAGTCGATGATGATTATGGCGCATTATTGAATCTCAACATGCAATCAAGAAATAAAAGGCGCAAGAAGATGAGTCCTGAAGAATTGGCGTTGCTGATTACAGCATCAGGCAACCAGGATGCGGATAAAGCGGGCGATAATGAAAAGGAGGGTGTTTCATTTGTCAGAAGCTCACATCAGTACACAGAAGATACCGATTGGTTTTTGAGCAAAATGGAGCTGAATCTTTTAAGCAATGGTTTTGCCAAGGAGCCAGAAgttgaattgaaaaatgagAATAGTAacaatgataataatgataataatgaaaataataatgacgataataataataataataatcttTTCGACGATCTTCCTAGCTCGTCCGATGGAATAGCAGGCCAAGCAAATGATGTGAAAGATCTGTTGAGTAGCACTTACAATAAGTCAAGTGTGGATTCTACTAGTCAAATGAATGATGGAGCTGGCATGACAAACACAAATGACAAAACGGATACTATAATTGCCATTGAAAATTCAAGTTCAATGTCAAGTGGTGCAGTTTTTCGGGAAACTGCAAATGCAGCAGGAATGATTGTGGAAAGTGGAGCCGAGGGTAAAGATGTGAATGAAAGTGTGGATGAGAAAGCAAAATCTGGTAATACAAAGATAGGTGAAGAAGTGTTACATGATGATGGTCCTGTATTTAGTGGTGGTCTTGCTGATACTCTCAAATTCTTAAAAACCAGGAAAGTTATTGAATCAACAACGCAAGATGAGGAGAGCAGCAGGAAGTATAGAGAgcaaattgcaaagaagCAGCAAATGTTGGCGATGAAAATAAGCattgaaagaagaatacTAGAAGAAGAGTTGCAGAAGGATAAAACATATATGAAACTTTCCAAAATTGATCGTGCGGAATTCTTTGAAAAGCAATTGGACAAAATATTAAAGCAAAAGGGGATCGTAAGTGAGGAAAGTGGTCGTACAAGTAGCAATAACTATGCTTCTTTAAATGATCTGAAAAGATCAAACGCGCAATACAGTAAGGGCACAAGGAATAATCTTGTTAATAATAAATGGAGGGCTAGCGCAAAAGCGAGAAACGACACAAAAGATGATAATGGCGATTCTCATGGAATTGTTGATTTAAAAAACGAGTCGTATCAACCAAAAATTACGTTGAATTATAAGGATGATCAAGGCAGAGCATTGGATACAAAGCAGGCATACAAGCATTTGTCTCACAAGTATCATGGAACTGGTCTAGGAAAAAACAGCAAAGGCGTCTGGACTAAAGGAAGGAAGTAG
- the BTS1 gene encoding geranylgeranyl pyrophosphate synthetase, with protein MDYKKVVNSLAQPTVVDPAVIEPYKYIRKLASNNNNVRSRFINAFNETFFHITDQEVLQLINEVIEILHNASLLIDDVEDSSNFRRGYPSAHMKYGVPLTINCGNLMYFEAIEKVYNLWKLKLGKEDTTSATLALVWEIVMPEMKNFHKGQGLDIYWRDNLPDLESLPSVVDYCQMAKDKTGGLFRLAVRLLRLFSSGSTHLDSEYNGVFESIANCLGVIYQIRDDYLNIVDERYSHMKGIRGEDLIEGKLSFPILVSLTKDFNQKHTEISSLSPLYELLYNHRSTEERLRRRDLHDQAIEQLESPDVISETNRLLQELKAQACRLITENSRDANPLMIMVDTLCTI; from the coding sequence ATGGACTACAAAAAAGTTGTTAATAGTCTTGCACAACCTACAGTTGTGGATCCTGCGGTTATCGAACCCTACAAATACATTCGAAAACTAGCgagcaacaataacaatgtaCGTTCCCGGTTTATAAATGCATTCAATGAAACATTTTTCCACATTACAGATCAGGAGGTTTTGCAACTCATCAACGAAGTGATTGAAATACTCCACAATGCGTCTTTATTGATTGATGACGTTGAGGATAGCTCCAATTTTCGTCGAGGATACCCATCAGCACATATGAAATACGGTGTTCCACTAACAATCAACTGTGGCAACCTTATGTACTTTGAAGCTATTGAAAAAGTATACAATCTTTGGAAGTTGAAGCTTGGTAAAGAAGATACGACACTGGCAACATTGGCTCTAGTATGGGAAATTGTCATGccggaaatgaaaaatttccACAAGGGTCAAGGATTGGATATATATTGGAGGGATAATTTACCAGATTTGGAGAGTCTACCGAGTGTCGTAGACTATTGTCAAATGGCAAAGGATAAAACAGGCGGGTTGTTTCGATTGGCAGTGCGGTTACTACGACTATTTTCTAGTGGCTCGACCCATTTGGATTCGGAATATAATGGTGTTTTTGAATCTATAGCCAATTGTCTCGGGGTAATATATCAAATAAGAGACGATTATTTGAACATTGTGGACGAGAGGTATTCGCATATGAAGGGTATTCGTGGCGAGGACCTTATTGAGGGCAAACTTTCATTTCCGATCCTTGTTAGTTTGACAAAAGACTTTAACCAGAAACATACCGAGATATCGTCGTTATCACCGTTGTACGAATTGCTTTACAACCACAGAAGTACCGAAGAGAGATTGAGACGGAGAGATTTACACGATCAAGCTATTGAACAACTCGAGAGTCCTGATGTTATATCAGAAACAAATAGGCTATTACAGGAATTGAAGGCACAAGCATGTCGCCTCATTACGGAAAACTCGAGAGATGCAAACCCATTGATGATTATGGTTGATACATTATGTACTATATGA